A window from Deinococcus aquiradiocola encodes these proteins:
- a CDS encoding LacI family DNA-binding transcriptional regulator — MNRGTVTIHEVAREAGVSISTVSRIINGTAYVADDKRQAVERAMLKLGFRPNYLAKTLMTGRSMSIGVIAEDIVSPYYADVIRGVEHAMLDTPYQPIVNSGHWSRKYESRAVETLIYRKVDAMLLLGSTLPDGTLQEIASRVPLVVFGRTVPGLEEHCLALDNVHGAYLATRHLIELGHRNIVHVRGPQGQQDAEDRLHGYRTALAENDVPHRPELEILGDFTEQPAYQALTHLLDARVPFTAVFAANDQMAAGARLALHRKGLRVPEDVSLVGFDDLPSSAFTSPPLTTVHQPTYRIGLALATHLLNVVQDLPSQLPAFDLTLVVRESTRPLR; from the coding sequence GTGAACAGAGGAACCGTCACCATCCACGAGGTGGCGCGCGAGGCGGGGGTCTCCATCAGCACCGTGTCGCGCATCATCAACGGCACGGCGTACGTCGCCGACGACAAACGCCAGGCTGTGGAACGCGCGATGCTGAAGCTGGGCTTCCGCCCGAATTACCTCGCGAAGACCCTGATGACGGGCCGCAGCATGAGCATCGGCGTCATCGCGGAGGACATCGTCAGCCCGTACTATGCCGACGTCATCCGCGGCGTGGAGCACGCGATGCTCGACACGCCCTACCAGCCGATCGTGAACAGCGGCCACTGGTCGCGCAAGTACGAGTCCCGCGCCGTCGAGACCCTGATCTACCGCAAGGTGGACGCCATGCTGCTGCTCGGCAGTACCCTCCCGGACGGGACGCTGCAGGAGATCGCGTCGCGCGTGCCGCTCGTGGTGTTCGGAAGGACCGTGCCGGGCCTGGAAGAGCACTGCCTCGCGCTCGACAACGTGCACGGCGCGTACCTCGCCACCCGGCACCTGATCGAACTCGGGCACCGCAACATCGTTCACGTGCGCGGACCGCAGGGCCAGCAGGACGCCGAGGACCGCCTGCACGGCTACCGTACGGCACTCGCCGAGAACGACGTGCCGCACCGGCCGGAACTGGAGATCCTCGGGGACTTCACGGAGCAGCCCGCGTATCAGGCGCTGACGCACCTGCTGGACGCGCGCGTGCCGTTCACGGCCGTGTTCGCCGCGAACGACCAGATGGCGGCCGGGGCGCGCCTCGCGCTGCACCGCAAGGGCCTGCGGGTGCCGGAGGACGTGTCGCTCGTCGGCTTCGACGACCTTCCGTCCAGCGCCTTCACCAGCCCGCCCCTGACCACCGTGCACCAGCCGACCTACCGGATCGGGCTGGCGCTCGCCACGCACCTCCTGAACGTCGTCCAGGACCTCCCCTCGCAGTTGCCCGCTTTCGACCTCACGCTCGTCGTACGGGAATCCACCCGCCCGCTGCGGTAA
- a CDS encoding glycoside hydrolase family 9 protein, with protein sequence MSHPRLGALATLTCGLLLTACSASQPVDPPTAPAPTVTLSADTTTVTAAGTVHLLATAPGTDNVARVVFYDRGRRIGEDSAAPYDATVTVDPTQNGTHVYSAQAVTTTGVTGISAPVPVDVRIKDTSTTELLSNGTFSGGQDPWWTSGAVSATVAGGESCLNITQAGTNVYDVIFGQAGIGLNQGATYTLTFTARADQATAFKTLLQYDGAPYTSYFAADVDVTSIPKTYAYTFTMNEASDPKASFQFQLGAKLATRVCLSGVSLKGPAYGAAVPAAGQDDLALVRVNQTGYLPGKPKIAAIPFESSAPLPWTLYDANHTAVRSGRTTVFGADAASGESVHQADFSGVTTQGRGYVLDVAGFTSHPFEIGAVYGTLKTDALGYFYQTRSGIPIEAAYVGDPALARPAGHTGTAPNQGDTRVTCFSGTDARGNVWPGCAYSLNAAGGWYDAGDHGKYVVNGGVSVWTLLNLAERDARMGVQDGDGALNLPERANGRSDLLDEVRWELQFMLALQVPDGQTLPLPHGDQSAHTSALTFTPTDAGGMVHQKLTDVAWTGLPLRPDQDPQPRALYYPTTAATLNLAANAAQCARIYRASNPAFADRCLTAAKRAWTAARAQPDVYAYDLFVGGGPYDDANVNDEFYWAAAELYATTGDAQYLTFLRASPLYLQVPADKELAWNELATAGTITLATVPSGLPAADVQQARGNIVAAAARDRADLATQGYRLPFRGAMPEWGSNSGILNRSVLMGLAYDFTGDASYQDAVLEGLNYLLGRNPMDKSYVSGYGTRPLRNPHHRFWAPSLDATLPAPPRGVVSGGPNAVNFSDPVAAKLRGRCTGLKCYVDDIGAYTMNEVTINWNAPLAWVAGFVNQSAR encoded by the coding sequence ATGTCACACCCCAGACTCGGCGCCCTCGCCACCCTCACCTGCGGCCTCCTCCTCACCGCCTGCTCCGCCAGCCAGCCGGTCGACCCGCCCACCGCCCCCGCCCCCACCGTCACCCTCAGCGCCGACACCACCACCGTCACCGCCGCAGGCACCGTCCACCTGCTCGCCACCGCCCCCGGCACTGACAACGTCGCCCGCGTGGTCTTCTACGACCGCGGCCGCAGGATCGGCGAGGACAGCGCCGCCCCCTACGACGCCACCGTCACCGTCGACCCCACCCAGAACGGCACGCACGTCTACTCCGCCCAGGCCGTCACGACCACCGGCGTGACCGGCATCTCCGCGCCGGTCCCCGTCGACGTCCGGATCAAGGACACCTCCACCACCGAACTCCTCAGCAACGGCACCTTCAGCGGCGGGCAGGACCCCTGGTGGACGTCCGGCGCGGTCAGCGCCACCGTCGCCGGCGGTGAAAGCTGCCTGAACATCACGCAGGCCGGAACGAACGTCTACGACGTGATCTTCGGACAGGCCGGCATCGGACTGAACCAGGGCGCGACCTACACCCTGACCTTCACCGCGCGCGCCGACCAGGCCACCGCCTTCAAGACCCTGCTGCAGTACGACGGCGCTCCCTACACCTCGTACTTCGCCGCCGACGTGGACGTCACGTCCATCCCGAAAACGTACGCGTACACCTTCACCATGAACGAGGCCAGCGACCCGAAAGCCAGCTTCCAGTTCCAGCTGGGCGCGAAACTCGCCACCCGCGTCTGCCTGAGCGGCGTCTCCCTGAAGGGCCCCGCCTACGGTGCGGCCGTCCCGGCGGCCGGGCAGGACGACCTCGCGCTCGTGCGCGTCAACCAGACCGGGTACCTGCCCGGCAAACCCAAGATCGCCGCCATCCCCTTCGAGTCCAGCGCCCCGCTCCCCTGGACGCTCTACGACGCGAACCACACGGCCGTCAGGTCGGGCCGGACCACCGTGTTCGGTGCCGACGCCGCCAGCGGCGAGTCCGTCCATCAGGCGGACTTCAGCGGCGTCACCACGCAGGGCCGGGGCTACGTGCTGGACGTCGCGGGCTTCACCAGCCACCCCTTCGAGATCGGCGCGGTGTACGGCACCCTCAAGACCGACGCCCTGGGGTACTTCTACCAGACGCGCAGCGGCATCCCGATCGAGGCCGCGTACGTCGGCGACCCGGCCCTCGCCCGCCCCGCAGGACACACGGGCACCGCGCCGAACCAGGGCGACACCCGCGTCACCTGCTTCAGCGGCACCGACGCCAGGGGGAACGTCTGGCCCGGCTGCGCGTACAGCCTGAACGCGGCCGGCGGCTGGTACGACGCCGGAGACCACGGCAAGTACGTCGTGAACGGCGGCGTGAGCGTCTGGACGCTCCTGAACCTCGCCGAACGCGACGCTCGCATGGGCGTGCAGGACGGCGACGGCGCGCTCAACCTCCCCGAGCGGGCCAACGGCAGGAGCGACTTGCTCGACGAGGTGCGCTGGGAACTGCAGTTCATGCTGGCCTTGCAGGTCCCGGACGGCCAGACCCTGCCGCTCCCGCACGGCGATCAGAGCGCCCACACGTCCGCCCTCACCTTCACCCCGACGGACGCGGGCGGGATGGTGCACCAGAAGCTCACGGACGTCGCCTGGACGGGCCTGCCGCTCCGGCCGGACCAGGACCCGCAGCCGCGCGCCCTGTACTACCCCACCACCGCCGCCACCCTGAACCTCGCCGCGAACGCCGCGCAGTGCGCCCGCATCTACCGGGCGTCCAACCCGGCCTTCGCGGACCGCTGCCTCACGGCCGCGAAACGCGCCTGGACCGCCGCGCGCGCCCAGCCGGACGTGTACGCCTACGACCTGTTCGTCGGCGGCGGACCGTACGACGACGCCAACGTGAACGACGAGTTCTACTGGGCGGCCGCTGAACTGTACGCCACGACCGGCGACGCCCAGTACCTGACCTTCCTCCGGGCCAGCCCGCTGTACCTGCAGGTGCCTGCCGACAAGGAACTCGCCTGGAACGAGCTCGCCACGGCCGGGACGATCACGCTCGCCACCGTCCCGAGCGGCCTTCCCGCCGCCGACGTGCAGCAGGCCCGGGGTAACATCGTGGCGGCCGCGGCCCGCGACCGGGCCGACCTCGCCACGCAGGGGTACCGCCTCCCGTTCCGGGGCGCCATGCCCGAGTGGGGATCGAACAGCGGCATCCTGAACCGTTCCGTCCTGATGGGGCTCGCGTATGACTTCACCGGTGACGCGTCGTACCAGGACGCCGTGCTCGAAGGCCTGAACTACCTGCTCGGCCGCAACCCCATGGACAAGTCGTACGTGTCCGGGTACGGCACGCGTCCCCTCCGCAACCCCCACCACCGCTTCTGGGCGCCCTCGCTGGACGCCACGCTGCCCGCGCCGCCCAGGGGCGTGGTGTCCGGCGGACCGAACGCCGTGAACTTCAGCGACCCGGTCGCCGCGAAACTGCGCGGCAGATGCACGGGCCTGAAGTGCTACGTCGACGACATCGGCGCGTACACCATGAACGAGGTCACCATCAACTGGAACGCGCCGCTCGCGTGGGTGGCGGGCTTCGTGAACCAGTCGGCCCGCTGA
- a CDS encoding family 16 glycosylhydrolase translates to MTTPAPRALLLLMLTAGLAGCAGPAAQTPTVQTPVAQTPAAQTPPSGQALNAQAVSGPFSRWGQTWTASSWKNGDPLFGCTFSPANLTLGSGSDTAVYGWLDSSTCSELKSNRYKSQGNAFGGDIFVPNISGTTSTLFTYLDDGNVWNEIDAEFVPGRGLHPALIYRGSRGGVRYIYQAWVPATAGAWHTFKVDWQSTTITWTLDGRVVFTMIRDSTLGLGAAVVTGSGASMRIPAQAWPTRSQQLIANFWRGSNTGDSVGFLGSYTGGTGNAIWNNLY, encoded by the coding sequence ATGACCACACCCGCTCCCCGCGCCCTGCTGCTCCTGATGCTCACCGCCGGACTGGCCGGCTGCGCTGGCCCCGCTGCCCAGACGCCGACAGTACAGACACCAGTTGCCCAGACCCCTGCCGCCCAGACGCCACCATCCGGTCAGGCCCTCAATGCCCAGGCTGTCAGCGGGCCGTTCAGCCGCTGGGGCCAGACCTGGACCGCGTCCAGCTGGAAGAACGGCGACCCCCTCTTCGGGTGCACCTTCTCGCCCGCCAACCTCACCCTCGGCAGCGGCAGTGACACCGCCGTCTACGGCTGGCTCGACAGCAGCACCTGCAGCGAACTGAAATCCAACCGCTACAAGTCGCAGGGCAACGCCTTCGGCGGCGACATCTTCGTGCCGAACATCTCCGGGACGACCTCCACCCTCTTCACGTACCTGGACGACGGCAATGTCTGGAACGAGATCGACGCCGAATTCGTGCCGGGCAGGGGCCTGCATCCGGCCCTGATCTACCGCGGCAGCAGGGGCGGCGTCCGGTACATCTATCAGGCCTGGGTGCCCGCCACGGCCGGCGCCTGGCACACCTTCAAGGTCGACTGGCAGAGCACCACCATCACCTGGACCCTGGACGGACGGGTGGTCTTCACCATGATCCGGGACAGCACGCTCGGCCTGGGCGCCGCCGTCGTCACCGGCAGCGGCGCCAGCATGCGGATCCCCGCGCAGGCGTGGCCGACGCGCAGCCAGCAGCTCATCGCGAACTTCTGGCGCGGCAGCAACACGGGCGACTCGGTCGGCTTCCTGGGCAGCTACACCGGCGGGACCGGCAACGCCATCTGGAACAACCTGTACTGA
- a CDS encoding FAD-dependent oxidoreductase, translated as MPTLTFQLNDVPDGGMRTFDLGDALVLVTRDGDAVHAMNGRCPHAGANLGEGVRCGDRVVCPWHHATFHAASGALTEPPALQGLAAYTVTRDGAQCTVDPAVPLERPAPAPQGRPEEHTVIVGGGPAGFMAAQTLRQEGYAGRVTLLTAEPHAPYDRTALSKGYLSGKVQEADLPLGGPDWARTHGVDLRAGTRVTAIDRASGRVTVSGTGTFTADRVLVSTGSQPVRPDRPGTALDGVFTLRTLEDARALRDAARGADLVIVGGSFIGLEAASSLVQTAASVTVVAQEDEIMSRAVTPAVGRAVRRLHEEHGVTFRLGAELDRLDGDGQAVTGVTLRSGETLPAGVVLLGTGVRPVTDLLGDAADEKGAVHPDALLRLDPDTLAAGDIASAPTVLGEMRVEHWRVALQHGMVAAYTLLGRAGGADGESMGGEGTDVRVPFFWTQQYGKSLRYVGHAESLHDTACWGDPDAYDFMEFTFDGDRTVVASAMGRDRALAAFAELLRMGRAPTPTEIRAGEFDLVERLTA; from the coding sequence ATGCCCACCCTGACCTTCCAGCTGAACGACGTGCCCGACGGCGGCATGCGAACATTCGACCTCGGTGACGCCCTGGTGCTCGTGACGCGCGACGGTGACGCCGTCCACGCCATGAACGGCCGCTGTCCGCACGCCGGAGCGAACCTCGGCGAGGGCGTCCGCTGCGGCGACCGCGTCGTGTGCCCCTGGCACCACGCGACCTTTCATGCCGCGAGCGGCGCGCTCACCGAACCGCCGGCCCTGCAGGGCCTCGCCGCGTACACGGTCACGCGGGACGGCGCGCAGTGCACGGTCGATCCGGCCGTTCCGCTGGAACGCCCCGCGCCCGCCCCGCAGGGCCGACCGGAGGAGCACACCGTCATCGTGGGCGGCGGCCCGGCCGGCTTCATGGCCGCGCAGACCCTGCGTCAGGAGGGCTACGCGGGCCGCGTCACCCTCCTGACCGCTGAGCCGCACGCCCCGTACGACCGTACGGCGCTCAGCAAGGGCTACCTGAGCGGCAAGGTGCAGGAGGCCGACCTCCCGCTGGGCGGCCCCGACTGGGCGCGCACGCACGGCGTCGACCTCCGGGCCGGCACGCGCGTCACGGCGATCGACCGGGCGTCCGGCCGCGTCACGGTGAGTGGCACCGGCACCTTCACGGCCGACCGGGTTCTCGTCTCGACCGGCAGCCAGCCGGTCCGGCCGGACCGGCCCGGGACCGCGCTGGACGGCGTGTTCACCCTGCGCACCCTGGAGGACGCCCGGGCCCTGCGGGACGCGGCGCGCGGCGCGGACCTCGTGATCGTCGGCGGCAGCTTCATCGGCCTGGAGGCCGCGTCGAGCCTCGTTCAGACGGCCGCGAGCGTCACCGTGGTCGCCCAGGAGGACGAGATCATGTCCCGCGCCGTGACGCCCGCCGTCGGCCGTGCCGTGCGCCGCCTGCACGAAGAGCACGGCGTCACCTTCCGGCTCGGTGCGGAACTGGACCGCCTGGACGGCGACGGTCAGGCGGTCACGGGCGTCACCCTGCGGTCCGGCGAGACGCTGCCCGCAGGCGTGGTGCTGCTCGGCACCGGCGTCCGTCCGGTGACAGACCTCCTGGGTGACGCCGCCGACGAGAAGGGCGCTGTCCACCCGGACGCCCTCCTGCGCCTGGATCCGGACACCCTGGCCGCCGGGGACATCGCGTCCGCGCCCACCGTGCTCGGTGAGATGCGCGTCGAGCACTGGCGTGTTGCCCTGCAGCACGGCATGGTCGCCGCGTACACCCTGCTGGGGCGCGCCGGAGGGGCGGACGGTGAGAGTATGGGCGGTGAAGGGACGGACGTGCGCGTGCCGTTCTTCTGGACGCAGCAGTACGGCAAGAGCCTGCGGTACGTGGGTCACGCCGAATCGCTGCACGACACCGCCTGCTGGGGTGACCCGGACGCGTACGACTTCATGGAGTTCACCTTCGACGGGGACCGGACCGTGGTGGCGAGCGCCATGGGCCGAGACCGTGCGCTCGCGGCCTTCGCGGAACTCCTGCGGATGGGCCGCGCGCCCACGCCCACCGAGATCCGTGCGGGCGAGTTCGATCTCGTGGAGCGGCTGACCGCCTGA